From one Streptomyces sp. ICC1 genomic stretch:
- a CDS encoding DUF3180 domain-containing protein, with the protein MKQLRPAVLAGIFAIAGVLSWAGARLWNSYGLLPGIPLAAPIVLAAIAVVLLATALSLRARLKAQRERVPDAKGVEPLMAARAVVFGQASALVAALVAGAYGGVGVFLLTDLLDVPARRDQAWYAGFSVLAGAAVVAAALFLEHVLKLPDDEDPAKATASA; encoded by the coding sequence GTGAAGCAACTGAGGCCGGCGGTCCTGGCGGGCATTTTCGCGATCGCCGGGGTGCTCTCCTGGGCGGGCGCCCGGCTGTGGAACTCCTACGGCTTGCTGCCGGGCATCCCGCTGGCCGCACCGATCGTGCTCGCCGCCATCGCGGTGGTCCTGCTCGCGACGGCCCTCTCGCTGCGCGCCCGCCTGAAGGCGCAGCGCGAGCGGGTGCCGGACGCCAAGGGCGTGGAGCCGCTGATGGCGGCCCGCGCGGTCGTCTTCGGCCAGGCCAGCGCCCTGGTGGCCGCCCTGGTGGCGGGCGCCTACGGCGGCGTGGGCGTCTTCCTGCTGACGGACCTCCTCGACGTCCCCGCCCGCCGCGACCAGGCCTGGTACGCCGGCTTCTCGGTCCTGGCGGGCGCGGCGGTCGTCGCCGCCGCGCTCTTCCTGGAGCACGTACTCAAGCTCCCGGACGACGAAGACCCCGCCAAGGCCACCGCCAGCGCCTAG
- the folK gene encoding 2-amino-4-hydroxy-6-hydroxymethyldihydropteridine diphosphokinase has protein sequence MKAQSDPTVQPVPASVVEAVDAADVTLSNPKWAVIALGANLGNRLETLQGAIDALGDTPGLRVKAVSPVYETEPWGVDPASQPSYLNAVISVKTTLPPGSLLERGHAIEEAFDRVREERWGPRTIDVDIIAYADVLSADPVLTLPHPRAHQRAFVLAPWNDIDPEATLPGHGPVAGLLAAVGLAGLTHRQDLELRLPE, from the coding sequence ATGAAAGCCCAGAGCGATCCCACCGTCCAGCCCGTCCCGGCGTCCGTCGTCGAGGCCGTGGACGCGGCGGACGTCACGCTGTCCAATCCCAAGTGGGCCGTCATCGCTCTCGGCGCGAACCTGGGGAACCGGCTGGAGACCCTGCAGGGCGCCATCGACGCCCTCGGCGACACGCCGGGCCTGCGGGTCAAGGCCGTCTCCCCCGTCTACGAGACGGAACCGTGGGGCGTGGACCCGGCCTCGCAGCCCTCGTACCTGAACGCCGTCATCTCGGTGAAGACCACCCTGCCGCCCGGCTCCCTGCTGGAGCGCGGCCACGCCATCGAAGAGGCCTTCGACCGCGTGCGCGAGGAGCGCTGGGGACCCCGCACGATCGACGTCGACATCATCGCGTACGCCGACGTGCTCTCCGCCGACCCGGTCCTGACCCTCCCGCACCCGCGCGCCCACCAGCGCGCCTTCGTGCTGGCCCCCTGGAACGACATCGACCCCGAGGCCACGCTGCCGGGCCACGGGCCCGTCGCCGGGCTGCTGGCCGCGGTCGGCCTCGCGGGGCTCACGCACCGCCAGGACCTGGAACTGCGCCTCCCCGAGTAG
- the folB gene encoding dihydroneopterin aldolase: MDRVALRGLKARGHHGVFPREREEGQTFIVDLVLHLDTRPAAAGDDLAKTVHYGVVAEEVVDVVQGEPVDLIETLAERIAQQCLKHEAVAQVEVVVHKPDAPITVPFDDVTITITRSRA, translated from the coding sequence GTGGATCGTGTCGCGCTGCGCGGCCTCAAGGCTCGCGGGCACCACGGCGTCTTCCCCCGGGAACGCGAGGAAGGCCAGACCTTCATCGTCGACCTGGTGCTCCACCTCGACACCCGTCCCGCGGCGGCGGGCGACGACCTGGCTAAGACCGTGCACTACGGGGTAGTCGCGGAGGAAGTCGTCGACGTGGTCCAAGGGGAGCCGGTCGACCTGATCGAGACGCTCGCCGAGCGGATCGCCCAGCAGTGCCTCAAGCACGAGGCGGTCGCCCAGGTGGAGGTCGTCGTCCACAAACCGGACGCACCCATCACCGTCCCCTTCGACGACGTGACCATCACGATCACCCGGAGCCGCGCGTGA
- a CDS encoding nuclear transport factor 2 family protein: MSRTDIEAVEEVNTAFYEAMEQGDFDALSALWLEDEISCVHPGWPVLSGRGEVLRSYALIMSHTEYIQFFLTDTKVAVIADTALVTCTENILSGGPAEDGGELGPLVGQLVVATNVFRRTPEGWRLWSHHGSPVLTDSDEDDEEESS, encoded by the coding sequence GTGAGCCGTACCGACATCGAAGCCGTCGAAGAGGTCAACACGGCCTTCTACGAGGCCATGGAGCAGGGGGACTTCGACGCGCTGTCGGCGCTCTGGCTCGAAGACGAGATCTCCTGCGTGCACCCGGGCTGGCCGGTGCTCTCGGGACGCGGCGAGGTACTGCGCTCGTACGCGCTGATCATGTCCCACACCGAGTACATCCAGTTCTTCCTGACGGACACCAAGGTCGCCGTGATAGCCGACACCGCCCTGGTGACCTGCACGGAGAACATCCTCAGCGGCGGGCCCGCCGAGGACGGCGGGGAACTGGGCCCGCTCGTCGGCCAGCTCGTCGTCGCCACGAATGTGTTCCGACGCACACCGGAGGGCTGGCGGCTCTGGTCGCACCACGGTTCTCCCGTGCTCACGGACTCCGACGAGGACGACGAGGAGGAGTCCTCCTAG
- the folP gene encoding dihydropteroate synthase, whose protein sequence is MNTKRAATERGRVTGLPEWDRCGVMGVVNVTPDSFSDGGRWFDTTAAVKRGLDLVAQGADLVDVGGESTRPGASRVDEEEELRRVVPVVRGLASEGVVVSVDTMRASVAAQAVAAGAVLVNDVSGGLADPGMIPAVAAAEVPFVVMHWRGFSDGMNSLAVYEDVLAEVTAELRTRIDAVVSGGIAPERLVVDPGLGFAKNAEHDLALVAHLPELRALGFPLLVAASRKRFLGRVLAGTADASPPPARERDAATAAVSAIAAQQGTWAVRVHEVRASADAVRVARAVEGALRTTRGEEEGAR, encoded by the coding sequence ATGAACACGAAGCGCGCGGCCACCGAGCGGGGCCGGGTCACCGGCCTGCCGGAGTGGGACCGCTGCGGGGTCATGGGCGTCGTCAACGTCACCCCCGACTCCTTCTCCGACGGCGGCCGCTGGTTCGACACCACCGCGGCCGTCAAGCGCGGCCTCGACCTCGTCGCCCAGGGCGCCGACCTCGTGGACGTCGGCGGTGAGTCCACCCGCCCCGGCGCCTCCCGCGTCGACGAGGAGGAGGAGCTGCGCCGGGTCGTCCCCGTCGTGCGGGGCCTCGCCTCCGAAGGCGTCGTCGTCTCCGTGGACACCATGCGCGCCTCCGTGGCCGCGCAGGCCGTCGCGGCCGGCGCGGTGCTGGTCAACGACGTCAGCGGCGGGCTCGCCGACCCCGGCATGATCCCGGCCGTGGCGGCCGCCGAGGTGCCGTTCGTGGTCATGCACTGGCGCGGCTTCAGCGACGGCATGAACAGCCTCGCGGTCTACGAGGACGTCCTCGCCGAGGTGACCGCCGAGCTGCGGACCCGCATCGACGCGGTCGTCTCCGGCGGGATCGCCCCCGAGCGGCTCGTCGTCGACCCCGGTCTGGGCTTCGCGAAGAACGCCGAGCACGACCTGGCCCTGGTCGCCCACCTGCCCGAGCTGCGCGCGCTGGGCTTCCCGCTGCTGGTCGCCGCCTCGAGGAAGCGCTTCCTCGGCCGGGTCCTGGCGGGCACCGCGGACGCCTCCCCGCCGCCCGCCCGCGAACGGGACGCCGCCACCGCGGCCGTCTCCGCGATCGCCGCCCAGCAGGGCACCTGGGCCGTTCGGGTGCACGAGGTACGGGCGAGCGCGGACGCGGTTCGGGTGGCCCGCGCCGTGGAAGGGGCACTGCGTACCACCCGTGGTGAAGAGGAGGGGGCACGGTGA
- a CDS encoding phosphatidylglycerol lysyltransferase domain-containing protein, producing the protein MSSRIDGDKSGQVPKRVGRILRGPRPEAVPGLVGTAVMVVGLLDIAAGVFPRFRHSRIHAVTEVLPGSFGPFAAALALSAGVLLLLLAHGLKRHKRRAWRAAVVLLPAGAVAQFTYRHSVAGVVISAVLLWLLLRHQSEFKALPDPRSRWKALANFVLMSAGSIGLGLVIVNSHPGRVVGNPGVYEQISHVVYGLFGFEGPVDYAGRVSWTVGYSLGALGMLTAVTTIYLAFRPEHPAARLTADDEVKLRELLAKHGGRDSLGHFALRRDKAVVFSPSGKAAVTYRVVSGVMLASGDPVGDVEAWPGAIERFMEEAKAHSWTPAVMGCSETGGEVWTRETGLDALELGDEAIVDVKDFSLSGRAMRNVRQMVKRIERNGYTTQVRRVSELTGTELEQVRGAAEAWRGTDTERGFSMALGRVGDPGDGDCYIATAHRVEEDDPSPFGDLKAVLHFVPWGKDGMSLELMRRDRAADPGMNELLIVASLEACPALGIEKVSLNFAMFRSALARGEKIGAGPVLRMWRSLLVFLSRWFQIESLYKFNAKFRPRWEPRFVVFRTPRDLPRIGFAAMQAEGFVTLALPRLFASRRRPKPVRTCAHHHAVRAAVPAPAEREVQAA; encoded by the coding sequence ATGTCTAGCAGGATAGATGGCGATAAGTCGGGACAGGTTCCGAAGCGGGTCGGTCGAATCCTCCGTGGCCCACGACCGGAGGCCGTCCCCGGCCTGGTGGGCACGGCCGTCATGGTCGTCGGCCTGCTGGACATCGCCGCGGGAGTCTTCCCGCGGTTCAGGCACAGCCGCATCCACGCCGTGACCGAGGTGCTGCCCGGCTCCTTCGGTCCCTTCGCCGCCGCGCTGGCGCTCAGCGCGGGCGTCCTGCTCCTGCTGCTCGCCCACGGGCTCAAGCGCCACAAGCGCCGTGCCTGGCGGGCCGCCGTGGTGCTGCTGCCCGCCGGCGCGGTCGCCCAGTTCACCTACCGCCACTCCGTCGCCGGCGTGGTGATCTCGGCGGTGCTCCTGTGGCTCCTGCTGCGCCACCAGAGTGAATTCAAGGCGCTCCCGGACCCGCGCAGCCGCTGGAAGGCGCTCGCCAACTTCGTCCTGATGAGCGCCGGCTCCATCGGGCTCGGACTGGTCATCGTCAACTCGCACCCGGGCCGCGTGGTCGGCAATCCGGGCGTGTACGAGCAGATCAGCCACGTCGTCTACGGGCTCTTCGGCTTCGAGGGCCCCGTCGACTACGCAGGCCGGGTGTCCTGGACCGTCGGCTACTCGCTCGGCGCCCTCGGCATGCTGACCGCCGTCACCACCATCTACCTGGCCTTCCGCCCCGAGCACCCGGCCGCCCGGCTCACCGCCGACGACGAGGTCAAGCTGCGCGAGCTGCTCGCCAAGCACGGCGGCCGCGACTCGCTGGGCCACTTCGCGCTGCGCCGCGACAAGGCCGTCGTCTTCTCCCCCAGCGGCAAGGCGGCCGTCACCTACCGCGTGGTCTCCGGCGTGATGCTCGCCTCCGGCGACCCCGTCGGCGACGTCGAGGCCTGGCCCGGCGCCATCGAGCGGTTCATGGAGGAGGCCAAGGCCCACTCCTGGACCCCCGCCGTCATGGGCTGCAGCGAGACCGGCGGCGAGGTCTGGACCCGGGAGACCGGGCTCGACGCCCTGGAGCTCGGGGACGAGGCGATCGTCGACGTCAAAGACTTCTCGCTGTCCGGCCGGGCGATGCGCAACGTCCGCCAGATGGTGAAGCGCATCGAGCGCAACGGCTACACCACGCAGGTCCGCCGGGTCAGCGAGCTGACCGGGACCGAACTGGAGCAGGTACGGGGCGCCGCCGAGGCCTGGCGCGGCACCGACACCGAGCGCGGCTTCTCCATGGCGCTGGGCCGGGTCGGCGACCCGGGCGACGGCGACTGCTACATCGCCACCGCGCACCGCGTCGAGGAGGACGACCCGTCCCCCTTCGGCGACCTGAAGGCCGTCCTGCACTTCGTCCCGTGGGGCAAGGACGGCATGTCGCTGGAGCTGATGCGCCGCGACCGCGCCGCCGACCCCGGCATGAACGAGCTGCTGATCGTGGCCTCCCTGGAGGCCTGCCCGGCGCTGGGCATCGAGAAGGTCTCGCTGAACTTCGCGATGTTCCGCTCGGCGCTGGCCCGCGGCGAGAAGATCGGCGCCGGCCCGGTGCTGCGGATGTGGCGCAGCCTGCTGGTGTTCCTCTCGCGCTGGTTCCAGATCGAGTCGCTGTACAAGTTCAACGCGAAGTTCCGCCCCCGCTGGGAGCCCCGCTTCGTGGTCTTCCGCACCCCCCGGGACCTGCCCCGCATCGGCTTCGCCGCGATGCAGGCCGAGGGCTTCGTGACGCTGGCCCTGCCCCGCCTGTTCGCCAGCCGCCGCCGTCCCAAGCCGGTCCGCACCTGCGCCCACCACCACGCCGTGCGCGCGGCGGTGCCCGCCCCGGCGGAGCGCGAGGTCCAGGCCGCGTAA
- a CDS encoding alpha/beta hydrolase-fold protein produces MGLTSNTVLAMAIIAGVLLFAATVWFWPKLSGRSWRSVLGRIGLLLATQLALFSAVGLAANKSFLFYGSWADLFGQETSIGKVVDHGMSSDDIKVVDKQKLDVPGGAKPQVGGQILKVAITGQKSKITSPGYVWLPPEYFQPQHKDQNFPASIILTGYPGTAENLIKGLNYPMTAFKQAKAGKMKPMILVMLRPTVAPPRDTECVDIPGGPQTETFFAEDLPQAIQDTFRVGKEPRNMGFIGNSTGGYCALKIAAHYPQTFGAAAGLSAYYEAPDDPTTGDLFHGDEKLKARANVLESLKAKKPTGTSFLVTSSEQGEPNLGDTKKFIKLVKGPDRVSSIILDSGGHNFNTWRREIPPMLVWMSQRIQA; encoded by the coding sequence ATGGGTCTCACCAGTAATACGGTCCTGGCTATGGCCATCATCGCCGGTGTGCTGCTCTTCGCGGCCACGGTGTGGTTCTGGCCGAAGCTCTCGGGCCGCTCCTGGCGCTCGGTCCTCGGCCGCATCGGCCTCCTCCTGGCGACGCAGCTGGCGCTGTTCTCGGCGGTGGGTCTCGCGGCCAACAAGTCGTTCCTCTTCTACGGTTCCTGGGCGGACCTGTTCGGCCAGGAGACGTCCATCGGCAAGGTGGTCGACCACGGCATGAGCAGCGACGACATCAAAGTCGTCGACAAGCAGAAGCTGGACGTGCCCGGCGGAGCCAAGCCGCAGGTCGGCGGGCAGATCCTGAAAGTGGCCATAACCGGCCAGAAGTCGAAGATAACCAGCCCGGGTTACGTGTGGCTGCCGCCGGAGTACTTCCAGCCGCAGCACAAGGACCAGAACTTCCCGGCATCCATCATCCTCACGGGTTACCCGGGAACGGCCGAGAACCTGATCAAAGGGCTGAACTACCCGATGACGGCCTTCAAGCAGGCCAAGGCGGGCAAGATGAAGCCGATGATCCTGGTCATGCTCCGCCCGACGGTGGCGCCCCCGCGCGACACCGAGTGCGTGGACATACCCGGTGGCCCGCAGACCGAGACCTTCTTCGCCGAAGACCTCCCCCAGGCCATCCAGGACACCTTCCGGGTCGGCAAGGAGCCGCGGAACATGGGCTTCATCGGCAACTCGACGGGCGGCTACTGCGCCCTGAAGATCGCCGCGCACTACCCGCAGACCTTCGGTGCCGCCGCGGGCCTGTCCGCGTACTACGAGGCCCCCGACGACCCGACCACCGGCGACCTCTTCCACGGGGACGAGAAGCTGAAGGCGCGCGCCAACGTCCTGGAGTCCCTCAAGGCGAAGAAGCCGACCGGCACGTCCTTCCTCGTCACCAGCAGCGAGCAGGGCGAGCCGAACCTCGGCGACACGAAGAAGTTCATCAAGCTGGTCAAGGGCCCGGACCGGGTCTCCTCGATCATCCTCGACAGCGGCGGCCACAACTTCAACACCTGGCGCCGCGAGATCCCGCCGATGCTGGTGTGGATGAGCCAGCGCATCCAGGCCTGA
- a CDS encoding ATP-binding cassette domain-containing protein yields MIRFEQVTKRYPDGTTAVADLSFEVAEGELVTLVGPSGCGKTTTMKMVNRLIEPTSGRILVDGEDIAAADPVELRRRIGYVIQQVGLFPHKTVLENTATVPQLIGTPKAKARARAAELLDLVGLDPAVYGGRYPEQLSGGQRQRVGVARALAADPPVLLMDEPFGAVDPVVRERLQNEFLALQKTVRKTILLVTHDLEEAVRLGDRIAVYGAGTIEQFARPAQVLGAPATEYVAGFVGADRGLKRLAVTPVSEADLTAADGKAPTAGVALGATLREALALLLQEDEGRIGVTDPDSGALIGVLTPEGVHRALRRAAPQSA; encoded by the coding sequence GTGATCCGATTCGAGCAAGTGACCAAGCGCTACCCCGACGGGACGACGGCGGTCGCGGACCTGTCCTTCGAGGTCGCGGAGGGCGAACTGGTCACCCTGGTGGGCCCGTCCGGCTGCGGCAAGACGACCACCATGAAGATGGTCAACCGGCTGATCGAGCCGACCTCCGGCCGGATCCTGGTGGACGGCGAGGACATCGCGGCCGCCGACCCGGTCGAACTGCGCCGCCGCATCGGCTACGTCATCCAGCAGGTCGGGCTGTTCCCGCACAAGACCGTGCTGGAGAACACGGCCACCGTGCCGCAGCTGATCGGCACCCCGAAGGCGAAGGCCCGCGCGCGGGCGGCGGAACTCCTCGACCTGGTCGGACTGGATCCGGCCGTCTACGGGGGCCGCTACCCGGAGCAGCTGTCCGGCGGGCAGCGCCAGCGGGTGGGCGTGGCCCGCGCACTGGCCGCGGACCCGCCGGTGCTCCTGATGGACGAGCCGTTCGGCGCGGTGGACCCGGTGGTGCGCGAGCGGCTGCAGAACGAGTTCCTGGCGCTGCAGAAGACGGTGCGCAAGACGATCCTGCTGGTCACGCACGACCTGGAGGAAGCGGTGCGGCTCGGCGACCGCATCGCGGTCTACGGAGCGGGCACCATCGAGCAGTTCGCCCGCCCGGCGCAGGTGCTGGGCGCCCCGGCGACGGAGTACGTGGCCGGCTTCGTCGGCGCCGACCGGGGGCTCAAGCGGCTCGCCGTCACCCCGGTCTCCGAGGCCGACCTGACCGCCGCGGACGGAAAGGCCCCCACCGCCGGAGTGGCGCTGGGGGCGACGCTGCGCGAGGCGCTCGCGCTGCTGCTGCAGGAGGACGAGGGCCGGATCGGGGTCACGGACCCGGACTCCGGCGCGCTGATCGGCGTACTCACCCCGGAGGGCGTGCACCGGGCGCTGCGCCGGGCGGCGCCCCAGTCGGCCTGA
- a CDS encoding ABC transporter permease: MAGQNCLVANDWVCWDYVTSRSQELTDATLEHVWITGVSVLIGIAVSVPLALLARRGRHWAAPVLGITTLLYTVPSLAMFSLLLPVFGLSAALVVTGLVLYSLTILVRNVLAGLEAVPEEVREAARGMGYGPGRLLWQVELPLALPALLAGVRIATVSTVALTTVGSIVGKGGLGNLIAPAVNSSFKAQVLTASVLCVLLALLADLALLGLQRLLTPWTRAARAAEGA; this comes from the coding sequence ATGGCCGGGCAGAACTGCCTGGTGGCGAACGACTGGGTCTGCTGGGACTACGTCACGTCCCGCTCCCAGGAGCTCACCGATGCCACCCTCGAACACGTCTGGATCACGGGTGTGTCGGTCCTGATCGGCATCGCCGTGTCCGTTCCGCTCGCGCTGCTGGCCCGCCGCGGCCGCCACTGGGCGGCCCCCGTGCTCGGCATCACCACCCTGCTCTACACGGTCCCCTCGCTCGCCATGTTCTCCCTGCTGCTGCCCGTCTTCGGCCTCTCGGCCGCGCTGGTGGTGACGGGCCTCGTGCTGTATTCGCTGACGATCCTCGTCCGCAACGTGCTGGCCGGCCTCGAAGCCGTCCCCGAGGAGGTCCGGGAAGCCGCCCGCGGCATGGGCTACGGCCCCGGCCGGCTGCTGTGGCAGGTCGAACTGCCGCTGGCCCTGCCCGCCCTGCTGGCCGGCGTACGGATCGCCACCGTCTCGACGGTGGCACTGACCACGGTCGGCTCCATCGTCGGCAAGGGCGGCCTCGGCAACCTCATCGCCCCCGCCGTGAACAGCTCCTTCAAGGCCCAGGTGCTCACCGCCTCGGTGCTGTGCGTGCTGCTCGCGCTGCTCGCGGACCTGGCCCTGCTCGGCCTCCAGCGGCTGCTCACGCCGTGGACCCGGGCGGCCCGCGCCGCGGAGGGGGCCTGA
- a CDS encoding ABC transporter permease, which produces MGVLGQAWDWLADGANWSGESGVWHRLGEHAYVSGIALALACAVALPVGLWLGHLGKGGGLAVNVSNIGRAVPVFAVLALFMVSPLRNAGYVPTIIALVLFAVPPLLTNAYVGMREVDRSVVEAARGMGMSGGQLFWRVELPLARPLVMTGLRSGAVQVIATATIAAMVGQGGLGRIITAGFNTYNTPQVVAGALLVAVLALLVEGALVAADRLLPGGASR; this is translated from the coding sequence ATGGGAGTGCTGGGACAGGCCTGGGACTGGCTGGCCGACGGAGCCAACTGGTCCGGTGAGAGCGGCGTCTGGCACCGGCTGGGCGAGCACGCGTACGTCAGCGGGATCGCCCTGGCCCTGGCCTGCGCGGTGGCCCTGCCGGTCGGGCTGTGGCTCGGCCACCTCGGCAAGGGCGGCGGCCTCGCGGTCAACGTCTCCAACATCGGCCGGGCCGTCCCCGTCTTCGCCGTGCTGGCGCTGTTCATGGTCTCGCCGCTGCGCAACGCCGGCTACGTGCCGACCATCATCGCGCTCGTGCTCTTCGCCGTCCCGCCGCTGCTGACCAACGCCTACGTGGGCATGCGCGAGGTCGACCGCTCGGTGGTCGAGGCGGCGCGGGGCATGGGCATGTCCGGCGGCCAGCTCTTCTGGCGGGTGGAACTCCCGCTGGCCCGCCCCCTGGTGATGACGGGCCTGCGCTCGGGCGCCGTCCAGGTCATCGCCACGGCCACCATCGCGGCGATGGTCGGCCAGGGCGGCCTCGGCCGGATCATCACCGCCGGCTTCAACACGTACAACACCCCGCAGGTCGTCGCGGGCGCCCTGCTCGTCGCGGTGCTGGCCCTGCTGGTGGAGGGCGCGCTGGTGGCGGCCGACCGGCTGCTGCCGGGTGGCGCCTCCCGCTGA
- a CDS encoding ABC transporter substrate-binding protein: MSKSTRVLGAALGAVALTASLAACGGDSLEKTQGGGSSAAASGAAEGGKGGKLVIGAAGFTESNVLAELYAQLLKDAGYSTSITTVNNRELYEPSLEKGEIDVVPEYAATLAEFLNAKVNGPKAPAEKPVASSDVAATVAALEKLAAPLGLKALPAGAAVDQNAFAVSKEFAAKNNLKTLSDLGKSGLKVKIAAGDECAVRPFCAPGLQKTYGIDVSGIDPKGVGTPQAKQAVKDGADQLVLTTTTDATLDSFGLVLLEDDKKLQNADNVLPVVNAKDAGAPEIAAALDKLTKVLTTADLVDLNRKVDSERAKPADVAKAYLESKGLVKK, translated from the coding sequence ATGAGCAAGTCCACACGCGTCCTCGGCGCGGCCCTGGGTGCCGTCGCCCTGACCGCATCGCTCGCCGCGTGCGGCGGCGACAGCCTGGAGAAGACGCAGGGCGGCGGCTCCTCGGCCGCCGCCTCCGGCGCCGCCGAGGGCGGCAAGGGCGGCAAGCTGGTGATCGGCGCCGCCGGATTCACCGAGTCCAACGTGCTGGCCGAGCTGTACGCGCAGCTCCTGAAGGACGCCGGCTACTCCACCTCGATCACCACGGTCAACAACCGCGAGCTGTACGAGCCCTCGCTGGAGAAGGGCGAGATCGATGTCGTCCCGGAGTACGCGGCGACCCTCGCGGAGTTCCTCAACGCCAAGGTGAACGGCCCGAAGGCGCCCGCCGAGAAGCCGGTCGCATCGAGCGACGTGGCGGCGACGGTGGCGGCCCTGGAGAAGCTGGCGGCCCCGCTCGGGCTGAAGGCGCTGCCGGCGGGCGCGGCGGTCGACCAGAACGCCTTCGCGGTGAGCAAGGAATTCGCCGCGAAGAACAATCTGAAGACCCTTTCCGACCTCGGCAAGTCCGGCCTGAAGGTGAAGATCGCGGCGGGCGACGAATGCGCGGTGCGGCCCTTCTGCGCACCCGGTCTGCAGAAGACGTACGGAATCGACGTTTCCGGCATCGACCCCAAGGGCGTCGGAACCCCGCAGGCCAAGCAGGCGGTCAAGGACGGCGCCGACCAGCTCGTCCTGACCACCACCACGGACGCCACCCTCGACAGCTTCGGCCTGGTCCTGCTCGAGGACGACAAGAAGCTCCAGAACGCCGACAACGTCCTGCCGGTGGTCAACGCCAAGGACGCCGGCGCCCCCGAGATCGCGGCCGCCCTCGACAAGCTCACCAAGGTGCTCACCACGGCGGACCTGGTCGACCTGAACCGCAAGGTCGACTCCGAGCGCGCCAAGCCGGCGGACGTCGCGAAGGCCTACCTGGAGTCCAAGGGACTGGTGAAGAAGTAG
- a CDS encoding TetR/AcrR family transcriptional regulator has protein sequence MAAAEATATDETATPQTALGTRDRLVRTASRLMQRGGYENTPVKQLVREAGATLGSLYHFFPGGKQELAVAAIHYGDEEFTELISAGLASHPDPARAVETVAELLADALAASDWREGCPVTTTALETVGRIPELQTACARAFAHWEEIVAAKLLASGHPEARARDLASTVINTLEGAETSAQVTRSRTPLLVAGRHLARLVDSYASQAGQAG, from the coding sequence ATGGCAGCAGCAGAGGCGACGGCGACGGACGAGACGGCAACGCCGCAGACGGCACTGGGGACCCGCGACCGGCTGGTCCGCACCGCCTCCCGCCTGATGCAGCGCGGCGGCTACGAGAACACCCCGGTCAAACAGCTGGTCCGCGAGGCCGGAGCCACCCTGGGCTCGCTCTACCACTTCTTCCCGGGCGGCAAGCAGGAACTGGCGGTGGCCGCGATCCACTACGGCGACGAGGAGTTCACGGAGCTGATCAGCGCCGGGCTCGCCTCGCACCCGGACCCGGCGCGTGCCGTGGAGACCGTCGCGGAGCTGCTCGCCGACGCCCTCGCCGCCTCGGACTGGCGCGAAGGCTGCCCGGTGACCACGACGGCCCTGGAGACGGTCGGCCGCATCCCGGAGCTCCAGACGGCCTGCGCCCGGGCCTTCGCCCACTGGGAGGAGATCGTGGCGGCGAAGCTCCTGGCCTCGGGCCACCCCGAGGCGCGGGCCCGCGATCTGGCCTCGACGGTCATCAACACCCTGGAGGGCGCCGAGACGAGCGCTCAGGTCACCCGGAGCCGGACCCCGCTCCTGGTCGCGGGCCGCCACCTGGCCCGCCTGGTGGACTCGTACGCCAGCCAGGCCGGCCAGGCCGGTTAG